One region of Priestia megaterium genomic DNA includes:
- the spoVAD gene encoding stage V sporulation protein AD, with the protein MRKTGKQTWVYENPIYINATGTAVGPKEADGPLGETFDITHKDLHCEEDNWELAERRLMTESIDSCLQKINLSYEDIDLFLAGDLLNQNVTANFVARHNQIPFLCMFGACSTSMETLATGAALVDAGFANRVIASASSHNATAERQFRNPTEYGGQKPDTATATITGAGAALVSKEKGIVRLTSATIGRVMDYGIKNANDMGSAMAPAAADTIQRHLEDLNVAPSEYDLILTGDLSGVGSPILKQLLKDEGYDISTNHNDCGLMVYRPDQNVFAGGSGCGCSAIVTYGHILNELKSGNLKKVFMVATGALLSPTMIQQKESIPTIAHGVVLEHIGEGDDQWSM; encoded by the coding sequence ATGAGAAAAACTGGAAAGCAAACGTGGGTTTATGAAAATCCTATTTACATTAATGCTACAGGAACAGCAGTAGGGCCAAAAGAAGCAGATGGACCGTTGGGAGAAACATTTGATATTACACATAAAGATTTGCACTGTGAAGAAGACAACTGGGAGTTAGCTGAAAGAAGACTGATGACGGAGTCCATTGACTCCTGCTTGCAAAAAATAAATTTATCCTATGAAGACATTGATTTGTTTTTGGCTGGAGATTTATTAAATCAAAACGTAACGGCTAATTTTGTAGCTCGACATAACCAAATTCCATTTCTATGCATGTTTGGCGCTTGCTCCACATCAATGGAAACGCTGGCAACAGGGGCAGCTCTTGTGGATGCGGGATTTGCTAATCGTGTTATTGCATCAGCGAGCAGTCATAACGCAACCGCTGAGCGCCAATTTCGAAATCCTACCGAGTACGGAGGACAAAAACCAGATACGGCAACGGCAACTATTACGGGAGCAGGGGCAGCGCTGGTCTCGAAAGAAAAAGGTATTGTGCGTCTCACGTCTGCAACGATTGGGCGTGTAATGGATTATGGGATTAAAAACGCAAACGATATGGGTTCTGCTATGGCACCAGCTGCTGCAGATACCATTCAAAGGCATTTGGAAGACTTAAACGTCGCGCCAAGCGAGTATGATCTTATTTTAACAGGAGATTTATCTGGTGTAGGCAGTCCAATTTTAAAACAGCTGCTCAAGGACGAAGGCTACGATATATCAACCAATCATAATGATTGCGGATTAATGGTATATCGCCCCGACCAAAATGTATTTGCAGGAGGAAGCGGCTGCGGCTGCTCGGCTATTGTCACGTATGGTCATATTTTAAATGAATTAAAATCGGGAAACTTAAAGAAAGTGTTTATGGTGGCAACAGGAGCTCTTTTAAGTCCAACGATGATTCAGCAAAAAGAGTCAATTCCAACAATTGCTCATGGCGTCGTCTTAGAACATATCGGGGAGGGGGATGATCAATGGAGTATGTAA
- the spoVAC gene encoding stage V sporulation protein AC produces MANNQKLKDNYQESIKPFQPKPSYVANCLKAFLVGGIICTLGQAIQNFYIAFFDFNEKNAGNPTVATLILISALLTGFGIYDRIGQFAGAGSAVPVTGFANSMTSAALEHRSEGIVLGVATNMFKLAGNVIVFGTVSAYVVGIIRYLFKTYLL; encoded by the coding sequence ATGGCAAATAATCAAAAATTAAAAGATAACTATCAAGAAAGCATTAAACCATTTCAGCCTAAACCTTCATATGTGGCAAATTGCCTAAAGGCCTTTTTGGTAGGGGGAATCATTTGTACATTAGGACAGGCAATTCAAAATTTCTATATTGCATTTTTTGACTTTAATGAAAAAAATGCAGGTAATCCTACCGTCGCAACCCTTATTTTAATATCTGCGCTCTTAACCGGGTTTGGGATATATGATCGTATTGGTCAATTCGCAGGTGCAGGTTCAGCCGTTCCTGTTACGGGTTTTGCCAATTCCATGACGAGTGCAGCGCTTGAACATCGAAGTGAAGGAATTGTTCTCGGCGTTGCGACCAACATGTTCAAGCTGGCTGGAAACGTCATTGTATTTGGAACGGTTTCGGCTTACGTTGTAGGAATCATTCGCTACCTTTTTAAAACTTATTTGCTATGA
- a CDS encoding stage V sporulation protein AB gives MIINIVMTIVIGLAGGLAAGAGFVAFLTVLGIIPRLMQLTKTMKYIQAYEWGVVGGAVTGGWCSLHQYTWQFPAVLIMIIGLTSGIFIGMLAAALTEVLNVLPTLTKRIGMEGKLILLLMAIVLGKVCGSLFHWIYFVNQ, from the coding sequence ATGATCATTAACATTGTGATGACCATTGTAATTGGACTTGCGGGAGGATTGGCTGCAGGTGCTGGATTTGTAGCATTTTTAACGGTGCTGGGCATTATTCCGCGTTTGATGCAGCTGACCAAAACCATGAAATACATTCAAGCATATGAGTGGGGAGTCGTAGGTGGTGCCGTTACAGGCGGTTGGTGCAGTCTTCATCAATACACGTGGCAGTTTCCTGCGGTGCTTATTATGATCATAGGTCTAACGAGCGGTATTTTTATTGGGATGCTGGCAGCAGCGTTAACAGAAGTGCTTAATGTATTGCCGACGTTAACGAAACGAATAGGAATGGAAGGCAAGCTTATTTTATTGTTAATGGCCATTGTACTAGGCAAAGTATGCGGGTCATTATTTCATTGGATTTATTTTGTTAATCAATAA
- a CDS encoding stage V sporulation protein AE yields the protein MKKRRIIIVTDGDEYARKAIEHVAKSVGGRCISRSYGNPTTLTGSQTVDLILQAPYDPVFVMFDDSGFLEEGPGEIALLHVAKHPQVEVLGVIAVASRTHQSEWTRVDVTIDRFGEISHYGVDKSGIQELEVGRINGDTVYCLDQLDIPLVVGIGDIGKMARMDDVKLGCPITEKAARLILERSGSFG from the coding sequence ATGAAAAAAAGAAGGATCATTATTGTAACCGATGGCGATGAATATGCGCGCAAAGCAATTGAGCATGTAGCTAAATCCGTTGGTGGCAGGTGCATTTCGAGGTCATATGGAAACCCTACTACGTTAACAGGTAGTCAAACGGTAGATTTAATTCTTCAAGCACCATATGATCCCGTCTTTGTGATGTTCGACGATAGCGGTTTCTTAGAGGAAGGACCTGGGGAAATTGCTTTGCTGCATGTAGCAAAGCATCCTCAAGTAGAAGTTCTTGGAGTGATTGCCGTTGCATCACGTACTCATCAAAGCGAATGGACAAGAGTGGATGTGACCATTGATCGTTTTGGGGAAATATCGCATTACGGCGTGGATAAAAGCGGAATTCAAGAGTTAGAAGTCGGACGAATTAATGGAGATACAGTTTACTGCTTGGATCAGCTCGATATTCCCTTAGTTGTAGGAATAGGAGATATCGGCAAAATGGCTAGGATGGATGATGTCAAACTGGGATGTCCTATTACTGAAAAAGCAGCAAGACTTATTTTAGAAAGGAGCGGTTCGTTTGGGTAA
- a CDS encoding spore germination protein: MGKLAEKKTAIFSKVQKNDQWFKENASMNTSFDVGVRKLLILDREVHIYYVTGLCDSSFIIEIAKVLIQINDNEVERAKLKDIVENRLIHQQVKPLKTLDDGMVSVLSGLLFVLIDGEEVGFEVDVRTYPGRSPEEADTEKVIRGARDGYTENIIINTALTRRRIRDGRFRFEIMKVGERSKLDVAIGYINGVADPGLVKLIKDELEAIDIDGLPMADKSIEEFLVKQGINPFPMVRYTERPDTAAAHVLEGHVIIITDTSPSVIITPTTLFHHVQHAEEYRQSPSVGTFIRWIRFLGILASLFLLPLWLLFVLEPDLLPAKLQFIGPNEETNIPTVVQIFLADFGIEFLRMAAIHTPTPLATAMGLIAAALIGQIAIDVGLFVPEVILYVAIAAIGSFATPSYELAVANKMLRLFLLIFVAAFHTPGFLIATTCIILYMARLKSLNTPYLWPFLPFNPQALWQILIRTPVPGANPRPSIVHPQDKDRQPAKP; encoded by the coding sequence TTGGGTAAGCTAGCAGAGAAGAAAACAGCTATTTTTTCAAAAGTGCAAAAAAACGATCAGTGGTTCAAGGAAAACGCTAGTATGAACACAAGCTTTGATGTGGGCGTACGTAAACTGCTTATTTTGGATCGAGAAGTTCATATTTACTACGTAACGGGGCTGTGTGATAGTTCATTTATTATTGAAATTGCAAAAGTACTCATTCAAATTAATGATAATGAAGTTGAACGAGCAAAGTTAAAGGATATTGTTGAAAACCGTCTTATTCATCAGCAAGTCAAGCCTTTAAAGACGCTGGATGATGGAATGGTATCGGTTTTATCAGGACTGCTATTCGTTTTAATTGACGGTGAAGAAGTTGGCTTTGAAGTCGATGTGCGTACATATCCTGGCAGATCCCCTGAAGAAGCGGATACAGAGAAAGTGATTCGCGGAGCACGAGATGGATACACTGAAAACATCATTATCAATACAGCGTTAACAAGAAGACGAATTCGTGACGGAAGATTTCGTTTTGAAATTATGAAGGTAGGCGAACGATCAAAACTGGACGTAGCGATTGGGTACATAAATGGCGTAGCTGATCCAGGGCTGGTTAAACTGATAAAAGATGAACTGGAAGCAATTGATATAGATGGTTTGCCGATGGCTGACAAATCAATTGAAGAGTTCTTAGTCAAACAAGGAATTAATCCTTTTCCAATGGTACGCTATACAGAACGACCGGACACAGCAGCAGCTCATGTGCTAGAAGGGCATGTGATCATTATTACCGATACGTCTCCAAGCGTTATTATTACGCCAACTACGCTGTTTCATCACGTGCAGCATGCGGAAGAATACAGGCAGTCTCCTTCTGTAGGAACGTTTATCCGCTGGATACGTTTTTTAGGAATTCTTGCTTCTCTTTTCTTATTACCGCTATGGCTATTATTTGTACTTGAACCAGATCTGCTGCCGGCAAAATTGCAATTTATTGGGCCAAACGAAGAAACAAATATTCCAACTGTTGTTCAAATTTTCTTAGCTGATTTTGGGATTGAGTTTCTGAGGATGGCGGCGATTCATACGCCGACACCGCTTGCCACGGCGATGGGCTTGATTGCAGCCGCGCTTATTGGGCAAATTGCTATTGATGTAGGTCTTTTTGTTCCGGAGGTTATTTTGTATGTGGCTATTGCAGCAATTGGTTCATTCGCGACGCCAAGCTATGAGCTAGCGGTAGCAAATAAAATGCTGCGATTGTTTCTGTTAATTTTCGTGGCGGCCTTTCATACTCCAGGGTTTCTTATTGCGACAACGTGTATCATTCTCTACATGGCGCGACTAAAATCATTAAATACGCCTTATTTGTGGCCGTTTCTTCCATTTAATCCGCAGGCTTTGTGGCAGATTCTTATCCGCACACCGGTTCCTGGAGCGAATCCGCGACCTAGTATTGTGCATCCGCAGGATAAAGACCGCCAGCCTGCAAAACCTTAA
- the spoVAE gene encoding stage V sporulation protein AE, whose translation MEYVIAFAVGGIICVIGQLLLDLAKLTPAHVMSSFVVAGAILDGFGLYDKLIEFAGAGATVPITSFGHSLLHGAMKQADDHGFIGIGIGIFELTSAGISAAILFAFIIALIFKPKG comes from the coding sequence ATGGAGTATGTAATAGCTTTTGCTGTAGGAGGAATCATTTGCGTTATTGGGCAGCTGCTGCTGGATCTTGCTAAACTTACTCCAGCGCATGTTATGAGTTCGTTTGTAGTTGCGGGAGCGATTTTAGATGGATTTGGTCTTTATGATAAGTTGATTGAATTTGCTGGCGCCGGAGCGACGGTTCCAATTACAAGCTTTGGTCATTCCTTGTTGCACGGAGCGATGAAGCAAGCGGATGACCATGGATTTATCGGGATTGGGATTGGAATTTTTGAACTTACCTCCGCTGGAATTTCAGCAGCTATTTTATTTGCTTTTATTATCGCGTTAATCTTTAAACCGAAAGGATAA